A region from the Fusarium musae strain F31 chromosome 1, whole genome shotgun sequence genome encodes:
- a CDS encoding hypothetical protein (EggNog:ENOG41), giving the protein MAKFGPQPENADNKQPSTLYSLIMTPVNITVFLFSLLLVDFRHTAGRNNFYGTGNWQAKWVPRWFLQPYQHIGHRDHDAHGRWHYHSKQKKLMKMEADEAFQMRSTMLMFMAVALALATSAAWFLTSRLYYSVASLVEPHIANHTIPPTGP; this is encoded by the exons atggccaaatTTGGTCCCCAGCCTGAGAATGCTGACAATAAACAGCCCTCTACTCTCTATTCT CTCATCATGACGCCTGTCAACATAActgtcttcctcttctcactCCTCTTGGTCGACTTTCGCCATACCGCTGGCCGCAACAACTTCTACGGTACCGGTAACTGGCAAGCGAAATGGGTGCCCCGATGGTTCCTCCAGCCATACCAACACATTGGCCATAGGGATCATGATGCCCATGGTCGCTGGCACTATCACagcaagcagaagaagctcatgaAGATGGAAGCAGACGAAGCATTTCAGATGCGGTCTACCATGCTGATGTTCATGGCTGTGGCATTGGCTCTGGCTACAAGTGCTGCCTGGTTCTTGACGAGTCGTCTATATTACAGTGTCGCTTCTCTTGTCGAGCCTCACATCGCGAATCATACCATCCCGCCTACGGGTCCGTGA
- a CDS encoding hypothetical protein (BUSCO:EOG09263LP3), with protein sequence MDLVNSLEGRLLFAVPKKGRLNAATLNLLEGADVQFRRENRLDIALVKNLPIALIFLPAADIPTFVGEGRCDLGITGWDQVQEHDASVRAYNHLRRSSVDLSSPDDKVAGSDMVMELGFGSCKLQVQVPEKGQYKTPEDLIGKTIGTSFVNLAADYFLKLEQGENAQGELSPRKMRTKIVELSGSVEAACALGVAEGIVDLVESGETMRAAGLKAIDTVVDSTAVLIKSKSPSNPELIDLITSRIRGVITAKSYVLCQYNVERSRLAEATKVTPGKRSATVTTLDEEGWVAVSSMVEKKKIALVMDDLTRIGAQDILVLDIHNAR encoded by the exons ATGGATCTCGTCAACAG TCTCGAAGGCCGTCTGCTTTTTGCTGTGCCCAAGA AGGGCCGTCTCAATGCTGCCACACTAAACCTCCTCGAGGGCGCCGACGTCCAATTCCGTCGTGAGAACCGTCTCGATATCGCTCTCGTCAAGAATCTCCCCATTGCCCTGATTTTCCTCCCCGCCGCCGACATTCCAACGTTCGTCGGCGAGGGTCGTTGCGACCTTGGTATCACCGGATGGGACCAAGTTCAGGAACATGATGCCTCAGTCCGTGCCTATAATCACTTGCGACGTAGCTCTGTTGACCTGTCGTCACCCGACGATAAGGTTGCTGGCTCTGATATGGTTATGGAACTGGGCTTCGGCAGCTGCAAGCTTCAGGTCCAGGTTCCCGAGAAGGGCCAGTATAAGACCCCCGAGGATCTCATTGGGAAGACGATTGGGACGAGCTTCGTCAACCTGGCTGCCGACTATTTCCTGAAGCTTGAGCAGGGTGAGAATGCACAGGGAGAGCTTTCGCCTCGCAAGATGCGCACCAAGATTGTTGAGTTGAGTGGAAGTGTCGAGGCAGCATGTGCTCTTGGCGTTGCTGAGGGCATTGTCGACCTTGTCG AATCTGGAGAGACCATGCGAGCTGCTGGGCTCAAGGCCATTGACACTGTCGTCGACTCTACCGCCGTGCTCATCAAGTCAAAATCGCCATCAAACCCTGAGCTCATCGACCTCATCACCTCGCGTATCCGTGGTGTTATCACCGCCAAGAGCTACGTCCTGTGCCAATACAATGTCGAGCGAAGCCGTCTGGCTGAGGCTACCAAGGTTACTCCTGGGAAGCGCTCAGCGACAGTTACCACTCTTGACGAGGAGGGCTGGGTTGCAGTCAGCTCCATGgtcgagaagaaaaagattgCTCTGGTTATGGACGATTTGACCCGAATTGGCGCTCAGGACATCCTTGTCCTCGACATTCACAATGCGCGCTGA
- a CDS encoding hypothetical protein (BUSCO:EOG09262JZK), with the protein MSQEFAPLKNDLLLRAAWAGRYLPEYHEAKGNRDFFECCRDPEVATEITLQPVRRFAGLIDAAIIFSDILVIPQAMGMTVEMVEKKGPHFPNPLQNPDDGQYGQVLAKNVDVAAELGYVYDAITLTRQKLEGQVPLIGFCGAPWTLFCYMVEGGGTKLFAQVKTWIYKYPEESKKLLAKIADICVDHLALQVKAGAQLVMVFDSWAGELGPSSYRQFSEPYLKQIAEKLPAKLQSLGLEKVPMTVFPKGAWYALDSACDLGYNVVGMDWLHDPKEAVKIRGDRNIVFQGNADPGVLYGTKEAITKAVEEMVEGFWVGNKGWIANLGHGITPGVNPDHLKHYFEEIHRLTKKN; encoded by the exons ATGTCACAAGAATTCGCGCCTCTCAAGAACGACTTGTTGCTTCGCGCAGCATGGG CCGGCCGCTATCTACCGGAGTATCACGAAGCCAAGGGTAACCGAGACTTCTTCGAATGCTGCCGTGACCCTGAAGTCGCAACCGAAATCACCCTCCAGCCTGTCCGCCGATTCGCAGGTCTCATCGATGCCGCCATTATCTTCTCCGACATTCTTGTCATCCCCCAGGCAATGGGTATGACTGTtgagatggttgagaagaagggccCTCATTTCCCGAACCCGCTCCAGAACCCCGACGACGGACAGTACGGCCAGGTGCTCGCTAAGAACGTcgatgttgctgctgagctcGGCTACGTGTACGATGCTATCACACTGACACGCCAGAAGCTTGAGGGACAGGTGCCCTTGATTGGCTTCTGCGGCGCTCCCTGGACGCTGTTCTGCTACATGGTCGAGGGTGGTGGCACCAAGCTGTTTGCGCAGGTCAAGACATGGATCTACAAGTATCCTGAGGAGTCGAAGAAGCTTTTGGCCAAGATCGCCGATATCTGCGTGGATCATCTGGCACTTCAAGTCAAGGCTGGTGCTCAG CTGGTGATGGTATTCGACTCCTGGGCAGGAGAGCTCGGCCCTTCTTCTTACCGTCAATTCTCTGAGCCCTACTTGAAGCAAATCGCCGAGAAGCTTCCCGCCAAGCTCCAGAGCCTCGGCTTGGAGAAGGTTCCTATGACCGTGTTCCCCAAGGGTGCTTGGTACGCACTCGACTCTGCCTGCGATCTAGGTTATAATGTAGTTGGCATGGACTGGTTGCATGATCCCAAGGAGGCCGTCAAGATCCGAGGCGACCGCAACATTGTGTTCCAGGGCAATGCTGACCCAGGGGTACTGTATGGCACCAAGGAGGCTATCACCAAGGCCGTGGAGGAGATGGTCGAGGGCTTCTGGGTCGGAAACAAGGGCTGGATCGCCAACCTTGGCCACG GAATTACACCTGGCGTAAACCCTGATCATCTCAAGCACTACTTCGAGGAGATTCACCGATTGACCAAAAAGAACTAG